The following coding sequences lie in one Spinacia oleracea cultivar Varoflay chromosome 1, BTI_SOV_V1, whole genome shotgun sequence genomic window:
- the LOC110795893 gene encoding uncharacterized protein → MVEVFSVFIGRRKPEDLNLYGMINFIGCGEFTNLFHREKENPYHLPIGTNFIQLEGPNPNRGLKIGYDRFFLYIDLQDVEGHLIIKGCIDSCYEFVERYKHWFDRHHCSVVQSANMDIFAALHYNIISNPVTAKLKVHFFFKEAATSNSSQDVCRISGSMVAFHSKYDYTTEYEKRYYRSVLFECPESCPLIRQEGVDFEMELSRVLVTVPTDCSLLIAVDLSCGIGLTTERLEETVEFQICDSSKEIRVEGFTLM, encoded by the coding sequence ATGGTAGAGGTATTTTCTGTTTTCATTGGTAGGAGAAAACCCGAGGACTTGAATTTATATGGAATGATAAATTTCATAGGCTGTGGAGAATTCACAAATCTGTTCCATAGAGAGAAAGAAAACCCCTATCACTTGCCCATTGGCACAAATTTTATACAATTGGAAGGTCCGAATCCCAATAGGGGTCTTAAGATTGGATATGATCGGTTTTTTTTGTATATAGACCTACAAGATGTCGAGGGACACTTAATCATCAAGGGTTGTATAGATTCATGTTATGAGTTTGTGGAACGATATAAACATTGGTTCGATAGGCACCACTGTTCAGTGGTTCAAAGTGCTAATATGGATATCTTTGCTGCATTGCACTACAATATTATCTCAAATCCAGTAACTGCTAAGTTGAAGGTTCATTTCTTTTTCAAAGAAGCTGCAACATCTAATTCTTCTCAAGATGTTTGTAGAATTTCTGGGAGTATGGTTGCTTTCCATAGTAAGTATGATTATACAACAGAGTATGAGAAAAGATACTATCGTAGTGTGCTGTTTGAGTGTCCTGAATCATGTCCTTTGATAAGACAAGAAGGTGTGGATTTTGAAATGGAGCTTTCGAGAGTGCTGGTTACTGTTCCAACTGATTGCTCTTTGCTAATTGCTGTTGATTTGAGTTGTGGCATTGGATTAACTACTGAAAGATTGGAGGAGACTGTTGAATTTCAGATCTGCGACTCTAGCAAGGAAATCAGAGTTGAGGGTTTTACATTGATGTAG
- the LOC110795876 gene encoding uncharacterized protein, whose protein sequence is MQTVPRCRSFLISRNSIDFSSTKFAYLHSTPIYNEKWKNKWDYDSGGAPPPSKNYARYVTRQKRADSKKALWSLVSKYGESGTSFQKLHGASSWDLNSGEKSKSSTNKGRSKSDRSQKIHNHRIRREFRKRYLSEDDDDHREPRFQASFGNRRYSWSWTGTSQRSTPGFDWRDSFHHTSDHQKDWKTTDEPDSEAEAFNVGSCSDRAVLGLPQNGPLKLKDVKNAFHLSALKWHPDKHQGSSQAAAEEKFKLCVDAYKSLCSAVS, encoded by the exons ATGCAGACGGTGCCCAGATGCCGGAGCTTTTTGATTTCGCGGAATTCGATTGATTTTTCATCAACCAAATTCGCTTATTTGCATTCAACTCCAATTTACAACGAAAAATGGAAGAACAAATGGGATTAT GACTCTGGGGGAGCTCCGCCACCATCGAAA AATTATGCCCGATATGTGACGCGTCAAAAGCGAGCTGATTCAAAGAAGGCACTTTGGAGTCTCGTCTCTAAATATGGGGAGTCAGGAACTTCTTTTCAG AAATTGCATGGAGCAAGTAGCTGGGATCTCAACAGTGGTGAGAAATCGAAAAGCTCCACAAATAAAGGCCGTTCAAAGTCAGATCGTTCTCAAAAGATCCACAACCATAGAATAAGAC GTGAGTTTCGAAAACGATATCTGTCGGAAGACGATGATGATCATCGCGAACCTCGGTTTCAAGCTTCTTTTGGAAATAGACGGTATTCATGGTCATGGACGGGAACTTCTCAAAGATCAACTCCTGGATTTGATTGGAGAGATTCATTTCACCATACAAGTGATCATCAAAAAGATTGGAAAACAACAGATGAACCTGATTCTGAAGCCGAGGCTTTTAATGTAGGATCATGTTCAGATAGAGCTGTCCTTGGCCTTCCGCAAAATGGTCCTCTGAAGTTGAAAGATGTGAAAAATGC TTTTCACTTGTCGGCGCTGAAGTGGCATCCTGATAAACATCAAGGCTCTTCACAG GCAGCAGCTGAAGAGAAATTCAAACTGTGCGTCGACGCTTATAAATCATTGTGCAGTGCAGTGTCTTAA
- the LOC110795886 gene encoding uncharacterized protein encodes MASNYTESVEQQAASTKIQIYPTANSGISSFWKDKYEKDAKKYWDIFYKRHQDKFFKDRHYLDKEWGRHFTGLGGKVLLEVGCGAGNTIFPLRATYPDVFVHACDFSQRAITLVKSHREYSETCINAFVCDLTSDDLSKQIPSLSVDIVTMIFVLSAVSPEKMSLALQNIRKVLKPNGIVLFRDYATGDLAQERFTCKDQKISENFYVRGDGTRAFYFSEECLRQLFEENGFVTEEIGIHCKQVENRSRELVMNRRWVQSVFRVSKTENGLDLNNSALNGESIESEVKETVVEVPLSVEFDMSEDVAAQMFGISPSNDEVMDVSFGELNFKIKVLSKENQHTCKSTGLMLWESARLMASILAENPSITAGKRVLELGCGCSGVCSMIAAQSAHLVVATDGDDSALDLLTQNVSENLTPKNLSKLLVRTLYWGNQEHINAIKKENELGFEVIIGTDVTYISEAILPLFATAAELLSDHTTSEELSEPALILCHVLRRVDEPSILSAASQFGFRLVDRWPNSQSIMSSWFSKINSKDEIPSTALSILYFQRVILDSSTDLVIKD; translated from the exons ATGGCGTCCAACTATACTGAATCTGTTGAGCAGCAAGCGGCTTCAACAAAGATTCAAATATACCCAACTGCTAATTCTGGAATTTCTTCCTTCTGGAAAG ATAAATATGAAAAGGATGCTAAAAAGTATTGGGATATTTTCTATAAGCGTCACCAAGACAAA TTCTTCAAGGATCGACATTACTTGGACAAAGAATGGGGTCGCCATTTTACT GGGCTTGGAGGAAAAGTTCTTCTAGAG GTTGGATGCGGTGCTGGAAATACCATTTTCCCTCTTCGTGCTACTTACCCAGATGTCTTTGTACATGCATGTGACTTCTCTCAGCGAGCTATAACCTTAGTGAAG TCCCACAGAGAATACTCAGAGACCTGCATAAATGCATTTGTTTGCGATCTGACGAGTGATGACCTGAGCAAACAAATACCTTCCTTATCTGTGGATATTGTGACTATG ATTTTTGTCTTGTCTGCAGTGTCGCCTGAGAAAATGTCACTAGCACTGCAAAATATCAGAAAAGTTCTTAAG CCAAATGGTATCGTGCTTTTTCGTGATTATGCCACTGGTGATCTTGCTCAG GAGAGGTTTACATGCAAAGATCAAAAAATCAGTGAAAATTTCTATGTCAGAGGTGATGGTACA CGAGCTTTCTACTTTTCTGAGGAGTGCCTTAGACagttgtttgaagaaaatggattTGTTACTGAAGAGATTGGAATACATTGCAAACAAGTAGAGAATCGATCTCGTGAATTGGTTATGAACCG TCGATGGGTACAAAGTGTATTCCGTGTCTCAAAAACAGAGAATGGTCTGGACCTAAATAACAGCGCTCTTAATGGAGAAAGTATTGAAAGTGAAGTCAAGGAAACTGTTGTTGAGGTGCCTCTCTCCGTAGAATTTGACATGTCAGAAGACGTGGCCGCACAGATGTTTGGTATTTCACCATCTAATGATGAG GTTATGGATGTCAGTTTCGGGGAGTTGAATTTCAAGATTAAGGTACTCTCGAAAGAGAATCAACACACATGCAAATCAACTGGGTTGATGTTATGGGAATCTGCTCGTTTGATGGCTTCTATCCTTGCAGAAAATCCATCAATAACTGCAGGAAAACGCGTTCTGGAACTAGGCTGTGGTTGTTCAGGCGTATGCTCAATGATTGCCGCTCAATCTGCTCATCTTGTAGTTGCCACTGATGGAGATGATTCTGCACTTGActtgttgactcaaaatgtcTCTGAAAATCTCACACCAAAAAACCTAAGCAAATTATTGGTTAGAACACTATACTGGGGTAACCAAGAACACATCAATGCAATAAAGAAGGAGAATGAACTAGGGTTTGAAGTGATCATAGGTACAGATGTGACATACATTTCTGAAGCAATTTTACCGTTGTTTGCAACCGCTGCAGAGCTTCTTTCAGATCATACCACCTCGGAAGAACTGTCAGAGCCGGCCCTAATTCTCTGCCATGTGTTGCGAAGAGTAGATGAGCCGTCCATACTTTCAGCAGCATCGCAGTTTGGATTTAGGCTTGTTGATAGGTGGCCGAATTCGCAAAGTATTATGAGTTCCTGGTTCTCCAAGATTAACTCAAAGGATGAGATCCCGAGTACTGCATTGAGCATTCTGTATTTCCAAAGAGTAATCTTGGATTCATCAACAGATTTGGTGATCAAGGATTAG